The genomic segment CCCCGCCCGCGCGAGTCTGATCCGGAGAGCAGCCGTCCGGAAAGGACTCCCCATGCGCTGGTCCCGCACCTCCGGCGGACCCCCCGTAGCGGTGGACCTCGGCACCTCCCGCATCCGCGTCCGCGGGCCGCGCGGAGGCCACCGCTACGACGGCGCGTCCGTCATCGCGGTGACCACCGGGTCCCGGCAGGTGGTCGCCGTCGGCGACCAGGCGGGCCGGATCCTCGGCCGCACCCCGCCGGACATCGAGGCGGTGGTGCCGCTCAGCCGCGGCGTCGTCACGGACTTCGACGCCGCCGCCCTGCTCCTCCGGCACGCGCTGGGCGACGGCGGCCCCTCCCGGCGCGGTCTGCTGCCGCCGGGGGTCGTGACGGGCGTCCCCGCCTCCGCCACCGAGGTGCAGCGGATCGCCGCCGAGGAGGTGCTGCTCCAGGCCGGTGCCCGCTGGGTGCGGCTGCTGCCCAAGGGGATGCTCGCGGCCCTGGGCGCCGGGCTGCCGCTCTGGGACTCCGGCGGCACCATGATCGTCGACATCGGCGCCGGGACCACGGAGATCTGCGCCTTCGCCTTCGGCACCCTGGTCTCCGCCGAGTCCTCGCCGGTCGCGGGCGACGCCGTGACCTCCGCCCTGGTCACCCACCTCCAGCGCGAGCACACCCTGGCGCTGAGCACGAGCGCGGCCGAGGCCGTCAAGACCGGCCTCGGCCGGGTGGCGGAGACCGCGCCCGGCACCCGGCTGCCGGTCCGGGGCCGGGACCGCGTCACCGATCTGCCCAAGACCGTCTCGGTCGCGGCGGGGGAGCTGCGGGACATCATCGAGCCG from the Streptomyces xinghaiensis S187 genome contains:
- a CDS encoding rod shape-determining protein → MRWSRTSGGPPVAVDLGTSRIRVRGPRGGHRYDGASVIAVTTGSRQVVAVGDQAGRILGRTPPDIEAVVPLSRGVVTDFDAAALLLRHALGDGGPSRRGLLPPGVVTGVPASATEVQRIAAEEVLLQAGARWVRLLPKGMLAALGAGLPLWDSGGTMIVDIGAGTTEICAFAFGTLVSAESSPVAGDAVTSALVTHLQREHTLALSTSAAEAVKTGLGRVAETAPGTRLPVRGRDRVTDLPKTVSVAAGELRDIIEPEIRRIARLVVTAIGNCPGGVADDIVERGLVVTGGGALFDGLPDRLGRAIGMTVHLAGAPRSSVLDGAARWIDEVDPAARRQMLAPL